One window from the genome of Parasteatoda tepidariorum isolate YZ-2023 chromosome 8, CAS_Ptep_4.0, whole genome shotgun sequence encodes:
- the LOC107439486 gene encoding uncharacterized protein codes for MDILSETAVLFSSFYNPTNYSKLIWDNETKHIFKDELVQQKYPFFLLGWVFFGAFMTGFFIHIFYAFVIRRVFLDDNDWDSTDGHFNPAYVDDESRPPENDHPPDYDSVMSAASANEVTRNQRFVDFLRQLVPKKETVKEDTHSEESPPSYSSALANLQCEISSS; via the exons ATGg ATATACTGTCTGAAACAGCAGTACTTTTCTCATCGTTTTACAACCCTACCAACTACTCAAAACTGATTTGGGACAATGAAACCAAACACATCTTTAAAGATGAGCTTGTACAACAGAAATACCCTTTCTTTCTTCTTGGTTGGGTGTTTTTCGGAGCATTTATGACTGGATTCTTTATCCATATTTTTTACGCGTTCGTCATCAGGCGAGTCTTTCTAGATGACAATGACTGGGACAGCACAGATGGGCATTTCAACCCTGCTTACGTTGATGACGAATCACGACCTCCGGAGAATGACCATCCTCCTGATTACGACTCCGTAATGTCCGCAGCTAGTGCTAATGAAGTCACTCGAAATCAGCGTTTCGTGGACTTCTTGCGTCAATTAGTGCCAAAGAAGGAGACAGTTAAAGAAGATACTCATTCAGAAGAAAGCCCTCCCAGTTATTCTTCAGCTCTTGCTAATTTGCAATGCGAGATAAGCAGTTCATAA